A genome region from Gadus macrocephalus chromosome 15, ASM3116895v1 includes the following:
- the LOC132473142 gene encoding transcription factor COE3-like isoform X2, whose translation MPHNNQEIILKRAADIAEALYSVPRNHNQIPSLANTASHGMMGVNSFSSQLAVNVSEAQGNDQGYSRNTSSVSPRGYISSTTPQQSSYNTVSNSMNGYGNAGMNLGVPSSPGFLNGSSANSPYGIKQKSAFAPVVRPQASPPPSCTSANGNGLQGEHPSPPHPFPTDYWSDTAAQASVRFAMSGLVVPPM comes from the exons ATGCCTCACAACAAccag GAGATCATCCTGAAGAGGGCGGCCGACATCGCCGAGGCGCTCTACAGCGTTCCCCGCAACCACAACCAGATCCCGTCGCTCGCCAACACTGCCTCCCACGGCATGATGGGAGTGAACTCCTTCAGCAGCCAGCTGGCCGTCAACGTGTCCGAGGCCCAGGGCAACGACCAAG GCTACAGCCGGAACACCAGCAGCGTGTCCCCCCGAGGGTACATCTCCAGCACCACCCCGCAGCAGTCCAGCTACAACACCGTCAGCAACAGCATGAACGGCTACGGCAACGCTGGCATGAACCTCGGGGTCCCCAGCTCCCCGGGCTTCCTCAATGGCTCCTCCGCCAACTCCCCGTATGGAA TTAAACAAAAGAGCGCCTTCGCTCCTGTGGTCCGACCTcaggcatccccccccccctcctgcaccAGTGCCAACGGCAACGGACTGCAAGGTGAgcatccctcacccccccatccTTTCCCTACGGACTACTGGTCAGACACCGCAGCTCAGGCCTCAGTCCGGTTCG CTATGTCCGGCCTGGTTGTGCCCCCTATGTAA
- the LOC132473142 gene encoding transcription factor COE3-like isoform X1 gives MPHNNQEIILKRAADIAEALYSVPRNHNQIPSLANTASHGMMGVNSFSSQLAVNVSEAQGNDQGGHGRYSRNTSSVSPRGYISSTTPQQSSYNTVSNSMNGYGNAGMNLGVPSSPGFLNGSSANSPYGIKQKSAFAPVVRPQASPPPSCTSANGNGLQGEHPSPPHPFPTDYWSDTAAQASVRFAMSGLVVPPM, from the exons ATGCCTCACAACAAccag GAGATCATCCTGAAGAGGGCGGCCGACATCGCCGAGGCGCTCTACAGCGTTCCCCGCAACCACAACCAGATCCCGTCGCTCGCCAACACTGCCTCCCACGGCATGATGGGAGTGAACTCCTTCAGCAGCCAGCTGGCCGTCAACGTGTCCGAGGCCCAGGGCAACGACCAAGGTGGGCACGGAC GCTACAGCCGGAACACCAGCAGCGTGTCCCCCCGAGGGTACATCTCCAGCACCACCCCGCAGCAGTCCAGCTACAACACCGTCAGCAACAGCATGAACGGCTACGGCAACGCTGGCATGAACCTCGGGGTCCCCAGCTCCCCGGGCTTCCTCAATGGCTCCTCCGCCAACTCCCCGTATGGAA TTAAACAAAAGAGCGCCTTCGCTCCTGTGGTCCGACCTcaggcatccccccccccctcctgcaccAGTGCCAACGGCAACGGACTGCAAGGTGAgcatccctcacccccccatccTTTCCCTACGGACTACTGGTCAGACACCGCAGCTCAGGCCTCAGTCCGGTTCG CTATGTCCGGCCTGGTTGTGCCCCCTATGTAA
- the LOC132473142 gene encoding transcription factor COE3-like isoform X3, whose product MPHNNQEIILKRAADIAEALYSVPRNHNQIPSLANTASHGMMGVNSFSSQLAVNVSEAQGNDQGGHGRYSRNTSSVSPRGYISSTTPQQSSYNTVSNSMNGYGNAGMNLGVPSSPGFLNGSSANSPYGIKQKSAFAPVVRPQASPPPSCTSANGNGLQAMSGLVVPPM is encoded by the exons ATGCCTCACAACAAccag GAGATCATCCTGAAGAGGGCGGCCGACATCGCCGAGGCGCTCTACAGCGTTCCCCGCAACCACAACCAGATCCCGTCGCTCGCCAACACTGCCTCCCACGGCATGATGGGAGTGAACTCCTTCAGCAGCCAGCTGGCCGTCAACGTGTCCGAGGCCCAGGGCAACGACCAAGGTGGGCACGGAC GCTACAGCCGGAACACCAGCAGCGTGTCCCCCCGAGGGTACATCTCCAGCACCACCCCGCAGCAGTCCAGCTACAACACCGTCAGCAACAGCATGAACGGCTACGGCAACGCTGGCATGAACCTCGGGGTCCCCAGCTCCCCGGGCTTCCTCAATGGCTCCTCCGCCAACTCCCCGTATGGAA TTAAACAAAAGAGCGCCTTCGCTCCTGTGGTCCGACCTcaggcatccccccccccctcctgcaccAGTGCCAACGGCAACGGACTGCAAG CTATGTCCGGCCTGGTTGTGCCCCCTATGTAA